In Crinalium epipsammum PCC 9333, the genomic window AGCATCTCCAGTATCTTCTTCTGGCTCACCAATAGACACAGAAAAAAGATTGTCATATTCTACTGCATCATCTAAAGAGCAAACCTTAATTTTAAGACTATTTTGTTCATCCTCTTCTCCAGAAAACAGAGAAGTCATTGCTAGCAGTGCTATTTTTTTTAAAGTTTCCTTTTCGCTCATGTTTCTCCTGATTAAATTCCCAAAATTTACACAATACTTAGTGGGACTTAGACAATTTGTGGGCTGAAACGAGGCTGTATTCCTCTTGAAAAAGTATAAAACAAATCTTCCCCCAAATAACCGCTAACATTTTGTTTTATAAAACTTAGATACCATCTCAGAAAAACTTGTATTAATTCCACATTACCAAGCTATCGCAGAACCAACAGGGGCGTAAATCTTTTACTTTACAGTTAAAACCTTGAACAGTTGAGCTTGATTTAACTTTTAACAAGTGAGTCTAGTTGGCCCTTTTAACAAGTGAGTTTGCTTTCAACACTCTTTGCGTACAATGTAGTAATAAGCGGAATGTGGATGCAGATCTTGGAAGGGATTTATATTGCAAAAAAGTTGACTTAACTGTTGGAATAGTTGCCAAGCCTTTTTTCAAGTTCATTACATTCTGTACCCACATTTCTAAGCAAACACAACGTTTTTTCTACGGTTTTTAGCCCGATTCCCTCCGTTGCTAGTAACGCTGCGAGACTGTATGTACGATCTTTTTCTATCACCTCTCGCACTCGTTTAATATAAGTCTTACCTAACCCTGTCACCTCTATTAGTTGACTCTCTGATAGCCCCAAAAATTGTGATTTCAGATCCGCAAACAGATCATCAGGTGCGTCAGGATCGAAGTAGTAAATCTCAACAGGAATGTCGCAATGGCTTAAATATTTTTGCATGATCGCTAAAGATTCATCTGTAGGAATGCCTCCATTCTGAGTACCGAGAAGAGGAAAAGCGATCGAGGTAATTCCTCTTTCTTTGTAAGTATCGACTAACTTCTGTAAGCCTAGCTCAAGAAACTTTGGATCTGAAGGTTTTTTCCAATGCTTTTTAGTGGGAAAGTTCAGCACCCAACAACGATCACTCTTGTA contains:
- a CDS encoding macro domain-containing protein, with translation MNIEILKGNLFASQCQTLVNTVNCVGVMGAGIALEFRLRYPEMYTRYVELCKQKQMEIGKLWLYKSDRCWVLNFPTKKHWKKPSDPKFLELGLQKLVDTYKERGITSIAFPLLGTQNGGIPTDESLAIMQKYLSHCDIPVEIYYFDPDAPDDLFADLKSQFLGLSESQLIEVTGLGKTYIKRVREVIEKDRTYSLAALLATEGIGLKTVEKTLCLLRNVGTECNELEKRLGNYSNS